A single Bifidobacterium scardovii JCM 12489 = DSM 13734 DNA region contains:
- a CDS encoding alpha/beta hydrolase, translating to MAAITSTPIHGTTDGGSGNAGAGVPESPVRYDPELISRFETWTEIDADLAGLPESTAERFRRNRYDTASFDLPRSAFWHDPDTVDAICDLHYLPDGGTDRTAGQVRGHLLDVYLPHDATVRGGHTLPVYIDIHGGGFTYGYKELNRNFNTHLAARGFAVFSLNYRPAPQTDLKGQLADVQAALRWIRANLADYPVDPNAVFVTGDSAGGALALLTLAIENSAEAARAFGVEKPSGLRFSGGALVCGVYSLASPARAGADGLGYDSGKRAMLERMLGAEFFAGLDAADPTYLTPEGIVGNVDLPPLFLLTSSDDFLEADALALATALSRKGADFELNDRKVGRHESLGHVYPIGMTWLDESQQALDAIRRFSYERC from the coding sequence ATGGCGGCGATCACCTCCACACCTATCCACGGCACGACCGACGGCGGCAGCGGCAACGCCGGCGCCGGGGTCCCCGAATCCCCTGTTCGCTATGACCCCGAACTCATCAGCCGTTTCGAGACGTGGACGGAAATCGACGCCGATCTCGCCGGCCTGCCCGAGAGCACGGCCGAACGCTTCCGCCGCAACCGATACGACACCGCATCCTTCGACCTGCCCCGCAGCGCCTTCTGGCACGACCCGGACACCGTCGACGCGATATGCGATCTGCACTACCTGCCCGACGGCGGCACCGACCGCACCGCCGGCCAAGTGCGCGGGCACCTGCTCGACGTCTATCTGCCGCACGACGCCACGGTGCGCGGCGGCCACACCCTGCCCGTGTACATCGACATCCACGGCGGCGGGTTCACCTATGGGTACAAGGAGCTCAACCGCAACTTCAACACGCATCTGGCGGCACGGGGCTTCGCGGTCTTCTCGCTGAACTACCGCCCGGCCCCGCAGACCGACCTCAAGGGCCAGCTGGCGGACGTACAGGCCGCACTGCGCTGGATCCGCGCCAATCTCGCGGACTATCCGGTTGACCCGAACGCCGTGTTCGTCACCGGCGACTCGGCCGGCGGCGCGCTGGCACTGCTGACGCTGGCCATCGAGAACAGCGCCGAGGCGGCCCGCGCGTTCGGCGTCGAGAAGCCATCGGGACTGAGGTTCTCCGGCGGCGCGCTGGTGTGCGGCGTCTATTCGCTCGCCTCGCCGGCCAGGGCCGGAGCCGACGGGCTGGGGTACGATTCCGGCAAGCGCGCGATGCTGGAACGCATGCTCGGCGCCGAATTCTTCGCCGGGCTGGACGCCGCCGACCCGACCTATCTGACGCCCGAGGGCATTGTTGGCAACGTCGACCTCCCGCCGCTGTTCCTGCTCACGTCCAGCGACGATTTCCTCGAAGCGGACGCGCTGGCCCTCGCCACCGCGCTGTCGCGCAAGGGCGCCGATTTCGAACTGAACGACCGCAAGGTCGGGCGCCACGAGTCGCTCGGCCACGTATACCCGATCGGCATGACATGGCTCGACGAGAGCCAGCAGGCACTCGACGCGATCCGCCGCTTCTCATACGAACGCTGCTGA
- a CDS encoding aldo/keto reductase family protein, whose translation MQYRNVGKSGLKISEVALGSWVTDLKGTAAEDVAKQTVKLAYESGVNFFDCADAYSGGAAERFLGETLKQYPRKELVISSKVFFGTGPGVNDHGLSRKHIFESIDQTLKNMQTDYIDLYYCHRFDETCDLTETLRAMSDLVAQGKVLYYGVSEEWGSARLEEAQNIIDRYNLYPITVVQPQYNMVDRYIEHEIMGTCRKHGIGITTFSPLAQGLLTGKYRKGQPLPAGSRATWQADHQINDLLTDENLDKVERLSKIADELGTNMPILAMAWILQHPEISCVIAGASKPSQLENNMKASGFVIPADAMAQIEEILGFHRFERHVG comes from the coding sequence ATGCAGTATCGTAACGTGGGCAAGTCGGGACTGAAGATCAGCGAGGTCGCTCTCGGCAGCTGGGTGACCGACCTCAAGGGCACGGCGGCCGAGGACGTCGCCAAGCAGACCGTGAAGCTCGCCTATGAGTCCGGCGTCAACTTCTTCGACTGCGCGGACGCCTACTCGGGCGGCGCGGCCGAACGCTTCCTCGGCGAGACCCTCAAGCAGTATCCGCGCAAGGAGCTGGTCATCTCCAGCAAGGTCTTCTTCGGCACTGGCCCCGGTGTGAACGACCACGGCCTGTCGCGCAAGCACATCTTCGAGAGCATCGACCAGACGCTGAAGAACATGCAGACCGACTACATCGACCTGTACTACTGCCACCGCTTCGACGAGACCTGCGATCTGACCGAGACGCTGCGCGCGATGAGCGATCTGGTGGCGCAGGGCAAGGTGCTGTACTACGGCGTGTCCGAGGAGTGGGGCAGCGCCCGCCTCGAGGAGGCGCAGAACATCATCGACCGCTACAACCTGTACCCGATCACCGTGGTCCAGCCGCAGTACAACATGGTCGACCGCTACATCGAGCACGAGATCATGGGCACCTGCCGCAAGCACGGCATCGGCATCACCACCTTCTCGCCGCTGGCTCAGGGCCTGCTGACCGGCAAGTACCGCAAGGGCCAGCCGCTGCCGGCCGGCTCGCGCGCCACGTGGCAGGCCGACCACCAGATCAACGATCTGCTCACCGACGAGAACCTCGACAAGGTCGAGCGCCTGTCCAAGATCGCCGACGAGCTGGGCACCAACATGCCGATCCTCGCGATGGCGTGGATCCTGCAGCACCCGGAGATCAGCTGCGTGATCGCCGGCGCCAGCAAGCCCAGCCAGCTGGAGAACAACATGAAGGCCTCCGGCTTCGTGATCCCGGCCGACGCGATGGCGCAGATCGAGGAGATCCTCGGCTTCCACCGCTTCGAGCGACACGTCGGCTGA